Proteins encoded by one window of Sciurus carolinensis chromosome 12, mSciCar1.2, whole genome shotgun sequence:
- the Adora1 gene encoding adenosine receptor A1 isoform X2 — MHRYKTVVTPRRAAVAIAGCWILSLVVGLTPMFGWNNLHEVERAWVANGSVGEPVIKCEFEKVISMEYMVYFNFFVWVLPPLLLMVLIYLEVFYLIRKQLSKKVSASSGDPQKYYGKELKIAKSLALILFLFALSWLPLHILNCITLFCPTCHKPSLLIYIAIFLTHGNSAMNPIVYAFRIQKFRVTFLKIWNDHFRCRPEPAIDEDLPEEKADD, encoded by the coding sequence GTACAAGACGGTGGTGACCCCACGGAGGGCAGCAGTGGCCATTGCTGGCTGCTGGATTCTCTCCCTCGTGGTTGGCCTGACACCTATGTTCGGCTGGAACAACCTGCATGAGGTGGAGCGGGCCTGGGTGGCCAACGGCAGTGTCGGGGAGCCCGTGATCAAGTGTGAGTTTGAGAAGGTGATTAGCATGGAGTACATGGTCTACTTCAACTTCTTTGTCTGGGTGCTGCCTCCACTGCTCCTCATGGTCCTCATCTACCTGGAGGTCTTCTACCTGATCcgcaagcaactcagcaagaaagTGTCAGCCTCCTCCGGCGACCCGCAGAAGTACTATGGGAAGGAGCTGAAGATTGCCAAGTCACTGGCCctcatcctctttctctttgccctCAGCTGGCTGCCCCTGCACATCCTGAACTGCATCACCCTCTTCTGTCCCACCTGCCACAAACCCAGCCTCCTCATCTACATCGCCATCTTCCTCACTCACGGCAATTCAGCCATGAACCCCATCGTCTATGCCTTCCGCATCCAGAAGTTCCGGGTCACCTTCCTGAAGATCTGGAATGACCACTTCCGCTGCCGGCCGGAACCCGCCATTGACGAGGACCTCCCTGAAGAGAAGGCCGATGACTAG